DNA from Thermomicrobiales bacterium:
TTCTGGCCGCGTCGCTCAACAGCACGGTCGCCAGCGCAACCGGTCACCTCGCGCACCGGGCATACTCGCCGCTGGCCGGATCGAGCGCGGTGTCGGTCACCCGGCCTCGATGAGGGAATGGAACGACCCGCGCGGTCAGATCGTCAGATCGAGAACATGGTTGATGTACTGCTGGTTGAACCAGCCTTGGAGCTTGTCATAGTCGAACGCGTCGCAGGTGACGGGCTGACTCGCTCCAGCGACCATTTCTCGAGCAGTTCGTCCCGCGAGAAAATCTCGGTCGTGCCGTCGAGACTCCAACCGAGCAGCGCCAGGTAGTTCATCAGCGCTTCGGGCAGATATCCCTGGGAGCGGAACTCCTCCATGGCGGTCGAGCCATGCCGTTTCGACAGCTTGCCGCCGCCAGGCGCCAGGATCAGCGGCATGTGCGCGATCGCCGGCGGGTCCCACCCAAAGGCGGCATAGAGGCGAATGTGCACGGGCGCGGTCGGAATCCACTCCTCGCCGCGCATGATGTGGGTGATCTCCATGTCATGATCGTCGATGACGTTGGCCAGGTGATAGGTCGATTAGCCGTCGGACTTGAGCAGCACCCCAGGTCTTCCAGTTGACGGTCTGAAAGATCCCGATTCGCCGGATCAGGTCGTAGACCTGGGTGGTGCTCGCGCGGCAAAGCGGACAGCAAGATCGCGCCCGCGGCGGTTCTCGTCGATCTCCGCCTGGGAAAGGTGGCGGCAATGGCGATCGTGTGCCCAGGCGGAAGCGCTCTCGCGTTGCTCACGTCGCGCAGCTGTTCAGTCGCTCCGTGCTGGAAAGCACCGATACCGCGTTTCCCGAATCGATCTTCTGCGTAGCCCTGCTGGTGAGCGCCAACCGCTCGCTCTGTACATAGGGTCCGTGTGGGCCGCCGACATCGAGGCCTTCGTCCCAATCGACGCGCCGAACCAGTGCAGGATTTCCAGAATGCCTTCGGT
Protein-coding regions in this window:
- a CDS encoding glutamate--tRNA ligase family protein yields the protein MANVIDDHDMEITHIMRGEEWIPTAPVHIRLYAAFGWDPPAIAHMPLILAPGGGKLSKRHGSTAMEEFRSQGYLPEALMNYLALLGWSLDGTTEIFSRDELLEKWSLERVSPSPATRSTMTSSKAGSTSSTSTMFSI